The Proteiniborus sp. DW1 genome segment ATATATCTATGGCTATATCATTAATTTTCATAATTTGTTCTTTTGCCAAAACGAAATTATTCTCGTCTAATGATTTAATTGCCCTATCAGTACTATCTAAAATTTCTTTAATCTTTTCCTTGTTTTCAGAGAACTTTTTTACCAAACCTAGCTTCTCTTCAAAGATAAAAAGTTTTTTTTCGGTTCTTTTTAATAAATCATGAACTCCTTGTCTACTGATTCCAAGAAGCTCTCCAATCTCACTTAGAGATAAATCATGTATATAATAAAACTCAATAGCTGAATATTGCTTATCATTTAATAGTTTACCATAAAAATCAAAAAGCAATCCAATCTCAACAATTTTCTCAAACATAAAATCACCAGATTCGTTTTAGTGTAAAGCTATTTGCTTGACAGTGTTATTTTATATTATAATATACTCTTTGTCAACAATAAATATTAGAAAATACTAATCAAAAATTTATTCTTCAAAAATAGCCTCTACAAAACTTACTGGGTCAAAATTTTGTAAGTCATCTATCTTTTCTCCTACTCCAACTAGTTTAACTGGCACATTCAATTCTGATTGCACAGCTAAGACTACTCCTCCCTTAGCAGTACCATCTAATTTTGTAAGTACTATACCAGTTATATCGCATGCTTCTTTAAATAC includes the following:
- the ylxM gene encoding YlxM family DNA-binding protein; translated protein: MFEKIVEIGLLFDFYGKLLNDKQYSAIEFYYIHDLSLSEIGELLGISRQGVHDLLKRTEKKLFIFEEKLGLVKKFSENKEKIKEILDSTDRAIKSLDENNFVLAKEQIMKINDIAIDILEIGQEVK